AGGGAAGGTATGCCCAATGATTCGTAAGAACCCAAACGGAGACTTGCCCGTTATTTCGCCTGACGCCTATGTAGACAAGACTGCCATCGTCTGCGGCAAGATCATCATCGAAGAAGGGGTCTTTGTTGGTCCCTATGCCGTGATCCGCGCGGATGAGGTGAATGAGGAAGGTGATATGGAGCCGGTCGTTATCGGTGCCCACTCCAATATCCAAGACGGCGTTGTGATCCATTCCAAGGCCGGTGCCCGGGTCCAGATCGGCGAACGTTCTTCCATTGCGCATCGATCCATTGTCCACGGGCCATGTGTGATCGGTGATGATGTCTTCATCGGCTTTAACTCGGTCCTGTTCAACTGCGAAGTCGGCAACGGGGCGGTTGTGCGCCACAACTCTGTGGTTGAAGGCTGTGATGTGCCCGAACGGTTCCACATCCCGTCCACCACGACCATTCATTCCAACGACGATCTGAAAGACATCAAACAGGTCGACGCGGACCAGTCCACTTTCTCTGAGAGTGTGGTCGAGGCCAACAAAGAACTGGTCAAAGGCTATAAACGCCTCGGCAACGAGTTCTGATTATGAGATTTCCGGCGCGGCGGCCTTTGGTCAGCCGTGCCGGATCTTGAAATAGACCACCGTGCTGGCCAGCGCCAATGTCATGGCATTGGCCAGGATCATCGGCCAGTCACCCAGCATCAGCCCATAGGCCAGCCAGAGGCTGACGCCGCAGCAAAGCACCAGAAACATGGAAAGTGACACATCCCGTGTGGAACGTGTGCGCCAGACCTTGATGACCTGCGGCAGGAAGGAAAAAGTGGTCAGGCCAGCCGCCATATAGCCGATCACGATTTGCAGGGTATCCATCGAATGGGTGTCCTTTACGACTTGGCGCGTTTTTCCATGACAAGGAACAGGCGGAAGGACAACCACCGCGCCAGGAACGGCGACAGGGTTTCCTCCACATCCAGAATGCCTTTGACGGTGGATTCAGGGATCAACGAATAACCACCGCGTATATCGCTCAGCGGCCCGGCCAGCATGGATACCCAGCGTTGCTTTGTGATATGCAGCTGGGGGAAACGCTCCATGAAGGCGATTCTGTTTTCCAGTTTGGTGAACAACAGGGATGGCCGGGCAAGGTTGCGCGGCGGGCGTTGGTCATCGGCGAGCGGATCGACCTTGAAATTCATCCTGGCATCCCGGCCTAGACTGTAAAAAAGCCAGCTGACCAGTGTGATACCCGGTTCCATGATCACCAGATGGCCGCCGGGCTTCAAACCGGCCTGCGCCTTGTCGAAGAAGGCTGCGGGGTTCTTTGTTTGCCACAAGGCATCGCGGACCAGGATTGCGTCCAGACTGTCTGCCTCGACATCGTTTAGAACGTCACTGCTGTCGAGATTGTCCGCGTCGACGTAAGAGGCGTTGACCTTGTGGTCCAACAGGGAGGCAAATTCGTCACGATCACCACCGACCACGAGGATGGACGCATCATCCGTCAGCTCTGCGGCTTTGATCTGTCGCATCCAGTAATTATTGTCGACGGCCTTATGGGCGGCGCTACGGTCTGGCATGGGGCCTCTTTCGCTCCGGGAAATCAGGAAGGCAGGCAAAATGCTGCCCTGGGCCGTATATAGCGACAATTACGAAAAAATCGAGACCTATATTGACGCATCGGCAAATGCAGGGCGGAACAAGGGCCCGCCCTGCATTGTTATCATGCTGTTTGCCGCGCCAGTGGCCGGGATGGCTTTGCCTTGATCCGGACCCCGGCAACCGCAAGCGGGATGGCTGCCAGGACTAATATGACCTGGGCAACGAAAACGAAGCGATAGGCGGCAACTTCGCCATATCCCATCAGCTTTACCCCTTCGAACAGGATTTCGAGTGTTTCCAGGCCGAACTCCGTACCAAACATGATCACGAAGGCCGGTGCCAGGGTCATAAGCGGATTATCCTTACATTCCGCCATGACAAGCGCCACGATCACTGTCGTGACCATGCCCATGCCGGCAGAGGCAATCATCTTGGAGATATAGAAGAAATCCGCATTGATCAGGAGGTCGGGATAATAGGTGTATCCTACCGTTCCGATGATAAGCAGCAGAATGCCGAGACCCAACAGATAAGGCAGACTTTTTTCATTGCGGGTGAAGATGGCCCCCGCAACAAAAACCATCAATATCTGGGCGGCGGCACCATAGGTTGCCCGGTCCTCGATCAAGGTCGAGGAACAGAGATGCCGGACCAGATAGGCTGAATCATAGAGACCGGTCGTCGGCATCTCCAGAATGAAGAGTGATAGCATCAGGAACAGGGCGACAGGCGGCAGGTTCAGGCGGCTCGTGCGGTCCGCCCTGATATAGCGAAGGGCTGCCGCCAGCACGATCAGGGCGAAAAGTCCCATCAGGCCGAGGGTCGCCGGGGCATCCAGGCCAACGAAGGATACCGCCGCAGTCATCGCCTCGAAGGTAATCAGCCCGGCAAAGATGTATCCCAGGGCCTGGCGTGACAGGACGGAGGGCGGGGTGTCGGTGGAGGTTGCTTCCGTCTGGTGTGGGAATATCCAGTGCGACAGCAGCATGATGACAAGGGGAATGGCTGCAAATCCAAGGAAGAACTGCCCGGTGCCGACATCCTGGGCGACATATTTGACAAGCTGTGGCGTGATCAGGAAGGCGACCGGCTGGGCAGATGTCCAGATTGTAGTCAGGGCCACGCGGCTGGTCTGATCCGGGTTGCTGTTGATAGCTTGCTGGGCAAGCGGTGCAAAGAAGGCAATACAGAAACCGCCCAGGGTGAAGGTGGCGATCACGGCCAGTTCGCGGGTAAAGAGCGACGGGTTGATGATCATGACCACGCCAAGCAAACCGAAGCAGATCACGGACAGGGCCGCCGCCCAGAAGGATATTTTCCGCGCCCGCTGTGGCGTCAGGATGACCGGGGTCATCGCCAGGGCGAGAACCGCACTGCCGACCAGCAACTCAACCAGAATGCCGGTCTTGTCGACGGAGATATGCAAAAAGCTCGCGAAGGTGCCCTCGTCCGTGAAAATTGTAGACGTGACAACCGACTTGAGGGCATTGCCCAGAAAAACGAAACAGATCTGGACCATCCCGAAGAGGCCGAGCAGTCTTAACATACAGGTTACTCCGCGAGGCTGCGCATCATGTTTTCTGCCGCACGGATCGCCAGTGCCGCAATTGTCAGCGATGGCGCGTTGACCGGCATGGTCACATGGCTGCTGGAGCCCAGGATATACATATTGCGATGGTCGTGGGCGATCAGGTCCGCATCCACGACCGATTTCGTCGGGTCGGTGCCCATGATGGTCGTGCCGCCAATGATCGCGTTGGAAAGATAGGGTTCGTTATTCTGTACCTCTGTTGCGCCCATGGTCTCGAAGACTTTCAGGTTGATGTCCAGCCCGGCCTTGAGGCCCTGTTTGGTGTAATCGTCCATCGTGAAGGTCACCTTGGGCTTGGGCACGCCTGCGGTGTCTTTCTCATCTGCCAGTTCCACCCGGTTGTTCCAGTCGGCCAGCACCTCAGCCGAACTGTTCAGGCGCAAATGCCTCGACAGTTGTTCGGAGATTTTGTTGGCAAGTGCGGACCCGGTGAGACCATCCTTGATGAATTGCTGGGCCAGATTGGTGGCGTCGCTGTTGCCGGACCAGCCGTCATTCATGAAGCTGGTGCCGATGGCCGCCATATTTGAGCGGAAATCCCCGTCCCGCCGTTCGATCAGGCCGGAGGTCTGCTGTGGCCCGCGATAGGGATAAACCGGTTCCGCCGTCAGGCCCCAGGTATCCTGGTTGGCCTGGGTCAGCAGGTTGCGCCCGACAGCATCGGAGGAGTTGGCAGCACCGTTGGGGGCCGTCTCCTGTTTGGAGTTCAACAACAGACGCGGGTTCTCGATGGCATGGCAGCAGACCGCGAAAATTTTGCCTTTGACCCAGAAGGTCTCGCCATTGGGGCGCTGAACCTTAACACGTGTGACCTGTTGGTCGGGGCCGATCTCGATGAAAGTGACCAGTGCGTTGGTTTCCACCCGCGTTCCGGCCTTTTCAGCCTTTTCGGCATGAACGGACGCATCGTATTTGGCGCCGATCGGGCAGATGGGCACACAGGTGTTGTTGCCGCAGCAAACCGGACGGTTGTCATAGATTTCCGAATTGCGTGCATGGGAAAAGATACCTGAACGCAGGCCCAGCTTGTTCAGGGCCTTTTCCACCTGTTTATCCATATAGGAGGCGGGAATCGGTGGCATCTCGTAAGGGACTTCACGCGGTGCGCCCCAGACAAAATCCATACTGCCGGCAACGCCCCAACGCTTTTCCACGCGCTGGTAATAAGGCACCAGCAGGTCATAGTCGATGGGCCAGTCCTCAGCCACGCCATAGTCGGTCTTCATGCGGAAATCCGCCGGGCGCAGGCGATCGGCAAAGCCGGTCCAATGCCAGGAGGTGCCGCCGAAGATGCGCAGATAGGCCCCGATGAATTCATCCGGCCCGCCCTGGACGTAGAAATCGTCATAGCCGCCATCGGTCGGATGGGGCGCGGAAGGGATGCTGGGATAGGGCGACTGCGGCCCTTTCACCGGGTTGTTGTAGAAGGTTTCCACATAATCGTTGCGTGTTCGCCGGTCACCTGCTTCCAGCATCAGCACGTCGACGCCCTTGCGCGACAGGGTATAGGCGAGATGCGCCCCTGCCATGCCGGAGCCGATCACGACAACGGTTGCTTCCATGTCTCCTTTTACTGCCATGGTGCATGCTCCCAATGTCCGAAGGCCGGGCCGCCGCAAACCCCGGGCGGTTTGGTGAAACCGGTGGCATTCCAGGCCAGGCACCAGGGGTAGTAGAGGGTCTTGGATTCGTTATCGCGTTGCACTTCGCCCGTATAGAGGAAGCTGGTGATGAAGGTGATCTGCTCTTTCAGGGTATCGGCCTGGTCGCCCGCGCGGGTAATCGCCATTTCGATGGTCTGCCCGTCCATGGCGGCGACAAAGGCGTGACGCGCAGCGTTGCCGAATTTGCGGGTGAATTCGCTTTCCGCCGCGCGCAGCATGATGTCAGGGATATCGACGACGCCGCCGATCTGGCGGACCGCAGCCTCGAAAATCCGGCTGTCGGCGCCCAGGCTGCTGGCCTGTGCCTTCAACGCGAAAGGCGTGAAAGCCGCAGTCGCCAGCAGTTTTCTGCGTGAAAGTCTCATCGGCTCACCACAACGATGCCGCGGGTTTTGTTGGAGCTGGGGTCCTTGAGCATCATGGCCTCATGCAGTTCTGCGACCGTCAGCCAGACCGGCGGGTATTTGTATTTCGCAACATCCAGGATCAGGACCCGGTCGCTGTCTGCGTCATAGGCGGCGGCGGGCGAGATATGGCCGTCGCCAATCTGACCAAGCGGTTTACGGGAATAGTTGACGATCAGGCGCTTGTTCTTGTCGGAGAGCGCTGCTTTGATGATTTCGCGCAGCTCGTCAACGGACAGGTCCGAGGCGTGTTTATAGCTGGCTGTCACCCCCAGATTGGTCAGGAAGGTGGCGATCTGCGGCAGGACAAGGCCCTCATGGTCGACCATGGCATAGGATTTCACCGCCTGGTTTTCCGGGGTGAAAATCTCGTCCTGGGTGAACAATGCATAGGGGTAGAGCTGCTGCGGCTTGGGCCGTTCGACGCCCAGGCTGTTGAGGACGGCGGCCATGGTTGCCGGGCCGCAGAAGGTTTGCACCTGTTCGAATTCCAAGTAGCTCGCCAGACTGAAATAGTCCGACTGTATCTCGGAATGCATGAACAGATCCTGGCCTTCCGGCTCAATGAGGTAAAGCAGGTCATCCTTGGCCTGTGCAACAGTGCTGAAAGCCAGGCCCGCTGCCAGGGTGATTGCACCGATAGAGGCGGTCATCCGTTTTGTCATGCTGATCATTTCTGTTCCCCAAACCAATCTGCCAAAGTTTTCAGATCCTCGTTACTCAGATCCTTGATGATTTCCTTCATGACCAGGGCCTGTCCGCCGTTGCGGTTGCCGGTCTTGTAATGTTGAAGCGCGTTGTAGAGATACAGCGGCTGCTGACCGGCGATGATCGGCACATCGGCCAGCAAGGGTTTGCCGGTCGCACTGTGACAGGAAAAACACTGATGGGCTTTTGCGGGAACAGTCGATTTGCTGTCATCCGCATAAGCAGCGGAGGCCATCGCCAAAGAGGCCGCCAGGATGGTGGCGGCTAGGGTTTTTGAGGTCATTGGGTCCCCCCTCATGCTTCGATATTCACATTGATCATCATGCCCGTGTCCTCATGGGGCAGGATGTGGCAATGCATGACATAACGCCCGTCGAAATCCTCGAACCGGGTGCGGAAAACAACCGTGCCGCCGGCAGGCACCGCGACGGTATCCTGCCAGGGTTTACGGGGGTCGGGCACGCCGTTGATCGACATCACCTGGAACGGGTTCACATGGATATGGATCGGGTGCGGAAAGGGCGTGGTGTTGATCAGCGTCCATTCCTCGACATCCCCGACCTTGGCCACCACG
The Aestuariispira ectoiniformans genome window above contains:
- a CDS encoding SemiSWEET transporter translates to MDTLQIVIGYMAAGLTTFSFLPQVIKVWRTRSTRDVSLSMFLVLCCGVSLWLAYGLMLGDWPMILANAMTLALASTVVYFKIRHG
- a CDS encoding carbonate dehydratase translates to MIRKNPNGDLPVISPDAYVDKTAIVCGKIIIEEGVFVGPYAVIRADEVNEEGDMEPVVIGAHSNIQDGVVIHSKAGARVQIGERSSIAHRSIVHGPCVIGDDVFIGFNSVLFNCEVGNGAVVRHNSVVEGCDVPERFHIPSTTTIHSNDDLKDIKQVDADQSTFSESVVEANKELVKGYKRLGNEF
- a CDS encoding class I SAM-dependent methyltransferase yields the protein MPDRSAAHKAVDNNYWMRQIKAAELTDDASILVVGGDRDEFASLLDHKVNASYVDADNLDSSDVLNDVEADSLDAILVRDALWQTKNPAAFFDKAQAGLKPGGHLVIMEPGITLVSWLFYSLGRDARMNFKVDPLADDQRPPRNLARPSLLFTKLENRIAFMERFPQLHITKQRWVSMLAGPLSDIRGGYSLIPESTVKGILDVEETLSPFLARWLSFRLFLVMEKRAKS
- a CDS encoding c-type cytochrome: MTSKTLAATILAASLAMASAAYADDSKSTVPAKAHQCFSCHSATGKPLLADVPIIAGQQPLYLYNALQHYKTGNRNGGQALVMKEIIKDLSNEDLKTLADWFGEQK
- a CDS encoding GMC family oxidoreductase, which gives rise to MAVKGDMEATVVVIGSGMAGAHLAYTLSRKGVDVLMLEAGDRRTRNDYVETFYNNPVKGPQSPYPSIPSAPHPTDGGYDDFYVQGGPDEFIGAYLRIFGGTSWHWTGFADRLRPADFRMKTDYGVAEDWPIDYDLLVPYYQRVEKRWGVAGSMDFVWGAPREVPYEMPPIPASYMDKQVEKALNKLGLRSGIFSHARNSEIYDNRPVCCGNNTCVPICPIGAKYDASVHAEKAEKAGTRVETNALVTFIEIGPDQQVTRVKVQRPNGETFWVKGKIFAVCCHAIENPRLLLNSKQETAPNGAANSSDAVGRNLLTQANQDTWGLTAEPVYPYRGPQQTSGLIERRDGDFRSNMAAIGTSFMNDGWSGNSDATNLAQQFIKDGLTGSALANKISEQLSRHLRLNSSAEVLADWNNRVELADEKDTAGVPKPKVTFTMDDYTKQGLKAGLDINLKVFETMGATEVQNNEPYLSNAIIGGTTIMGTDPTKSVVDADLIAHDHRNMYILGSSSHVTMPVNAPSLTIAALAIRAAENMMRSLAE
- a CDS encoding phytochelatin synthase family protein, with protein sequence MISMTKRMTASIGAITLAAGLAFSTVAQAKDDLLYLIEPEGQDLFMHSEIQSDYFSLASYLEFEQVQTFCGPATMAAVLNSLGVERPKPQQLYPYALFTQDEIFTPENQAVKSYAMVDHEGLVLPQIATFLTNLGVTASYKHASDLSVDELREIIKAALSDKNKRLIVNYSRKPLGQIGDGHISPAAAYDADSDRVLILDVAKYKYPPVWLTVAELHEAMMLKDPSSNKTRGIVVVSR